The Macadamia integrifolia cultivar HAES 741 chromosome 3, SCU_Mint_v3, whole genome shotgun sequence genome segment AACACTCCGTTACATTTCTCTTCCAAACTATTGCCGACTCTGCCTAATTTTGGCTTCTTACGATTATTAGGAAAGAGTTGTGATAGATTAGTACAAACTCCAGACCCCCTTTTGGGCTGGCTGGATGGGCCCAGTAATTGTCAATATCACCGACTGCCTATCTAATCCAGCCCATTAAGTAGGTGGTTAGAATGTTACATAAAGGATGTGGAGATCAAGTGGGAAAGCACGGATTACAGCTATGCAGGAATGCTTGCAAAGTTGGCCTTTTCTCCTCCATTTGCAGTGACGAAGGCCTAAGGCTTCTCACCTAAGATGATGATATCTctcaacttctttttctttctttggtggTTTCCCCCTAGTAGTAGCGTTTGCATTAATTCCCATAGATCTATGTGACATTCCTCCTCAGAGGAGATTATAATACGACACCGAATATATGTAAATGACGTTTCACCAAACAAGTCATTAGAAGAGTCTGGGttaagtattatttttttacggtgtttgatccacacttagACTCCAATTAATCTTTCTcatattttaattgatttttattttgttaaagtTTGGgccatagattttttttttttgctaattcATATATCTGTAATTTGCATTATTCGATTTCATTACATATCAAAAAGGGCGCTTCGCAAGGAATCTTTATGAGTTTCAATCTTCACAGTTTTGGTTAAGAGCAATTTCGTCATTTTACTTGGCAGAAAGTCTCTCTGACTTCAAGGTGTATCGGATGCCTAcccacttttttatttttttattttttttattatttttctctcattctttaaaagaaaaaatatgttcATTTATAGAAAAGCTTTTCACTTCTACCAAGTATAAAAGATTGAGTGCTTTAATTGGCTATATTTACCACTCAAAAGATAAGTATTTCGCTTTCAATCTGTAAAAGCAGACAAAATAATGGATAAAGAAAAGAGATTCCATTAATAAGGTGCAATGAGAAAATCTTGACAGTCTCAACAATACCTTTATAGGTGTATTCAAAACTTATaaacttctttttatttttttattttttttttatttttatccttattcttatttttaaaaaagttTCTTTAAGTCaaggttaaaaaaaatgattttttaaatataCATGTGATGACGAAATCTTGACTGGGCTACTTGGCCACACTTGACCGTGACTAATATTTTACTAttactttctaaaaaaaaaaacttatcacTACTATATTTTAAGAAGGTGGAAGGAATCTCTGGACTTACGCGAGAGTCCAATTACCTAGCTACCTCACACAgctgaaaaacagaaaaagaagataacaaATTATTTGTATTGTGATGCCATTCCAGGAAACTTGGTTTCTTTCTTGTGATTTGGACTCTCGCCCAACATTTCTCCTGAAAAAAACCAGCCCAATAGGTAGGCCTGAGCTTAAATGTGGGCTTCATTTGGGCCATACCCAATCTTGCGTAACTCTAAAGTCAACCCATTATCTTTaccacaaagaaaaaaaaaaaggttagaacACATTATAACAAGTTATTAAATGTTACGATACTTATGTAACAGGTTgtatattaaaaatgaaaccCATCTCGACATTTGGCCCCCAAAATCCCAGCCTCTAAGCTTGCTTAGtctgggctgggttgggtttctCTAGGCCTGACCCAATATAAGTGTTGCTATAAGAACAAAAGGAAGGGTTCTCTGTCTTGAAGCGCAGCCTACACTAGTGCTTTTAGAGAGATAGACACCTAAGAGTACTAGAGTAGATACGCTCCTAAACATATTCCAAGAACAATTTATtagttttctttaaaaaaaaaaccaaattatTAATTTAAGATAAATTCTGTCTGGAAGCATAGCGTACACAAGTACCTCTTTGTGTCTATCTTTTGTCCCCCActataaaatgacatatttGCCCCTGTCTtgtttggagagagaaaggctCATGGAGTACTAGCATAAGCTATACTCCGCCAGGAGAGAGTACACtgtcatcctctctctctctctctctctctcttcccctcctcCCATGAAATGACTTGGCTGCCCTTCAATGTATGAAACTATTCCATTGTATCTCTATTTCGTTTTCTGGGAGAACACTCTTCCTATGATATAAATCTGAATATAAATATAACTGTTGGATTTAATCCGTTCTAATAGTTAGATCAAATCCCTAAAATACATATGTTAAAGAAGAGCAAAGAGGAcaggaagaaaagaagtcaaAACGAATCCTACTATAGAATCGTGGGAAGAAGACAAAGGAGGTGTTAGTGAGTAAGGTGATACAAAGGCTTTAGTTTTAGCATTAATGTTGTCTCTACCCTTTTCATAAAGTTTCTacatgggttttatttttttaggtgaaaAATGGGCTttgccataaaaaaaaattatgggctTTGTCCAgcaaaaatatctaatgatgtGATGGATTTGGATGAACTCAAATAGTTGAATGTAGTCCAGtggaatttttttatctttatggGAAAGAATTTCTTGTGGGAGAATGCAGTTCCTACACATGTGAGAGAGTCAATGGAAACATACAAGGAAATATCATCAAAtgagtcattttccattttatgggGGTGGGGCAGATCATTTTTGCCCTCATCTGTCTGGACTTAAGAGCCACACTCTCCCATATAAATCATTTTCCTTAGTTATATATTATGGACAAGTGTTTTGTGTCGAAGAGTAGCCCTTGTGCCCATGTTATATAGGGGGAGGTGCGCCCCAGAAGGGCCACGGTGGTCATCACGCGCCTTCTCCTCCTATGACACAAGGGTCGCTCTCAGATAGAAAACTTTATCATTTTTACTAAATAAACTCTCGAATTCTGTAAACTCtgacattgaatttttttttttttaatgtagttttttgttttttgttttgtttttgttttttttttcaaacaagtAAAATAGGAATGGTGAGGGTAAATTTGGGAAATGAACAATCAATAGAGGACAGCCAAAATTCcatggttgcaaggaaaattaaaggaaaaaatgtgaaagcaaaatcaaaactaaaatggaaaccAGTATGAAGTCATTTTTCAGACGTGTATACCGCTAATATagtatctaccaaaaaaaaaaagtatacggGTAATATAGTAGAAAATCCTCCAACGGCTAGTTTTGAAGCTGTTCGAATTCCACCAGGACAGCCTTGGCACGCAATTCAACGGTAATATTACCGTTGGTGCACGTTTCAAATCCTTATAAAACCCTATACAGTCTTGCCCCGATGGAACACCTTTACTAGTTTTCATTCTTGCTTTCGATTTTTCTGCTCCTTTCTCCACCTCTCTGGTTTCGAACGATCCCGCGATCTAAATCGTTTTTTCTTCGATCAAAGAAATAATAATGGAGACTCCCGCATCAATGAGAAGAATTACAAGATCACAGGCTTTGACTGCAACGAACAACATCCCAACGTCAAGTAAGCGATCTTGTCATGTTTTCGATTTCCCTTCATCTCTCCTCTTGATAAGTTTTCGAgtcttttttcagttttttgatTAAATTTCTAATCTACTTTCAGGGAAAAGCGAACAATCTGAAAAGAAGTCTCAATCGAGACAAAGAAACTTGAAAAGCGACAAGTCGGCGCTTAATGATATTACGAACGATTCCCCCATTGTTGGCCTTGCTGGTGGAAGCTTGGAGACGCCTTCCTCCTTTGCCAAGAAaaggaatcaacccaagaagaCCCCTGGTTCTGGGGAGGCCCTGCTTCGGGGTCAGGTCAAGACCCTCTTACAGAAGGTCGAAGAAGAGGCTGAGTTCTCCAAATTTTGTGTCGAGCACCTCCCGTCCCTCCATCTCTCGGGCGCCCTTGGTTCTCCATCGGGGCTTCTCGCCCCAACTCCAGCGAACACACCCCAGATCCCCAATCTTTCCTGCGGCGGAGATATCAAGAACATTCTAAACGGCTCCGCCTCCGAAATGCCGTCCTCCAATGTAGACGAAGAATCCAAGATTCCTCAGGTCTGATCAATTTCTGGACCAAATTCATCTTATTAGGttccaaatttttttgttgGCCTATTGATGAAACTCGACTGTTGGATTTATAATGTACAGGCGGTCATGGACATAGAAGAAACGAAGCAAGATTCTCTGGAATCTGTAAGGAATGTGACGATTCGGTCTTTACTGTTTGATTTCTCTGAGAAGTCAGAGATCTCTGATTCATCAGAATGCTCGTCTGCGCTGACTTACCAAGGCGAGACTCACGGCCTAGAGAAGTCAGTTGAGGAAGACGATGCTTCAGTTTGGTCCATTCAGGTCAACGCTAGTACTATAGACGAAgatgaagatggagaagaaattGTAGAAGGAGAGGAAGCAGAAGGAGATGACAACTACtacgaggaagaagaagaaggagaagaagaagaagaagaagaagtgtttGACCAACTGTGCGAGGGTCTGAGCAAGATGATCGTTCAAGAGAAGAGAATGCCCGAGTTCAAGGGCAAGCATACCCGGTTCGTGTACAACAATGACGACGAGATTGAAGGAGCAGAGGAGGTCTCGGAGAGTATTTCACCTGAAGTATTGCGTTTGAATGGTTTGCCCACTCCGAAAGGGAAGCACCTTCGCTTCCAccaggaagaagaggaggattgACAAATGGAGGCAGAATTTCTTATTCTGTTGTTACTTCTTTCTTCTGTATGTTTTGAAACTCGAAACTCGAAACGATTTTGATTCCTGAACGCAATTGCTTAGTTTTGCTCCTGAATGTATGTCATATAGAGCTTGATACATTTTCAGATTGTTTAATTGGTGGTATGTTTTGCCCTCTAATTTAGTCAacaagagagagataaaaaacaaaacactcaATTTGACTATTTGATTTTGATGGCGGGGTTGTGATTTCGAGTGTTTCTCTCAAATAATTGGTCTGATTAGTGTTTCTCTCAAATAATTGGTCTGATTAATGTTTCTCATCGTTATGCTCCGTAAAATTTGGACTATTTGTGGGGAAGTAGGAAGAATGAGAGAACCAGTAACCGCACTTACAGTTTATCACAAAAAGGGGAAACAATAAAGAACAATGGGTTGGagtggggggcgggggggggagATTGGAAACTCAGTGATTTCCCTTTTCCAGGGAGGGTTCCCATTTGAGGAGGGTTTCCTAATGTTATGCAACGCACCGCACAGCACCGATCTCTTGGGAGTAGATTTTTGAGAGTTTCCACCAAATAATGCTCATTGTTATGCAACGCACTGCACCGATCTCCAAGGCATGAACAGTAGAAGACCAAATCTGGGAGCTCCACAGTTGACAACAAAAGTCGGAATACAGTTGACAATTTCTGTGCCCACCAAATAATGCTCATCGTTATGCAACGCACTGCACCGATCTCCAAGGAATGAACAGTAGAAGACCAAATCTGGGAGCTCCACAGTTGACAACAAAAGTCGGAATGCTCCACAGTTGACAATTTCTGTGCATGCCACCAGTGGATGGATTTGTCACGAAGGCTAATTTTCCTCATCACTTCAGTAATTTCCTGAAGGCCCTGTTATTTCCCCTCTTTTCTAATCTAAGAATATATTCTATTTCTGTTGGCAATAAAAAAGAACTGACAAAATCCTGTACATTCACGGCGTTAGTACAATTGGAATGTATGCATTGGCCCAAATTAATTCTCCTTCTAAAAAtttgtttattacatttaagGCAAAATGGTCGtggtacgtgcagaaaaataggaatgcagaaCGTTCGAAGCTCGGTGAATTGTttacgtaagtgatatgattgacacgtgttaaatatgttaatcctgctatATGATTGACacatgttaaatatgttaatcttgctaacagagttgtttaatattattaatatttaaataaataaataataaaaatctcaatataagcggactctctcatcttttcattccgcttagaaatcttggccctctctttctctctctcattgattcttcttcaaggttgttcattctttcttcttcctttttcaccgctctccagtctagttgaagttttgtttaccaataaTCAGTGAAGATTTACATCCATgataaattctcataggttaataatatctacccaataagtaataataaaatcctagatattcaacaaAGTTGTAAATAGTtcactttataaattcaaatttgtcttttgccataCTGTGAAAATCCCTTTCcttgtaaacatggtatttggatatgtgtgtcTTTCATATgcttagtgcttgaaaatagttatgttgatttttttcttatctcatcctattttgagagagaaagagagagagagagagagagaattgagatttcccaacacAATCTAAGGAGGAGTCcgtttatattggatttttatttatttatataaaaaaatattagacaagttaagtaaccacatccgtcctctctccaccctaaaaactaggaatcagttacaatataaaaaactaatagatggtttagattaatctaaacttaaatcgacggttaatattaaaagaaagtgaaaataagattgcaatacgtatgtcttgctaccactcgccctacatttaaacccacaaaTTGACGCCGTTAGGTTgattaaataattttgaaaacccGAAAttgcccttttcttcttctttcaaaaCTCTTACTCTATTTCAGCAGAAATTTGGATCTCccaaacaaaacccaaatccccataGCTTCCCATGTAATCACACAATCAACATCTAGTTTAGATATAATCTCTGGGTCAGTTTACATGGTGTACAAACGATAAGAACACTCAGCTATGTACTAATTCAAGAAGACATGAACCCAGtgcattgtgtgtgtgtgtgttttattatttattctgTATCCACCTGCgggttgcctagatggttaGGACAAGCTGGGGATagtgtggattaggcgcacaGTCTCAGGTTTGCGCAAGCTAGCTCGGATACCTTggttataagaaaaaaaaccaaggtGTTAATTCTCTCAGATACCCAAGTTATGTTTCAGCCTACAAGTTACACAGCCAAActtcagtttgagttcctctcTGGGCACGGAGGAAGAGGACGATCACGGGAAAGCACCAGTAGTTTGCTTTTACAATTACACaccattgaaattttttattctctaaCAGAACAACCCATCAATGATTCATTTTTTAGTTCTTGATTTTTAGGAAGTCTATATGATTTGTAGCTTGAGCTTCGCCCAAGAGGCTCACAACTGAGAGAGAGCCACCAATTGAGGTGATTCCACCTTTCGCCATCAACCCTCTATTTCATTCACTATCCACACACAGTTGCAGAGGCGTTTAAACAGAGAACTCCTGAATGGTAAGCTGGTACCCTCTCTGTTAGTGAATCTATTTTTGGAGATCAGACCATAGCCTCCGAAGGAAATGGGAAATTTGAATTGGGTTTTTTCAGGCTGACAAGAAAAAATTTCTAACTGCTATGTCGGTATCTGGTACAGAAATACATCAAAGAAGACCATCACTTGGGTCACAAACAGAGATGAACCCCTCTCTGATAAACATTCCTCTCAACTCAAGCTCTTAGAGGATGGGAATCTGGTCATTCTTGACTCATCGAAAACGGTTCTCTGGTCAACAAATTTGACCTCCATGTCCTAGAAGTCTACAGAGGCAGCACTTCTCGACTCTGGAAATCTTATTCTGAGACATGTCTCCAACTCCTCTTCTGATCTGGGAGAGCTTTCATCACCCTAGGCACACTTGGTTGCCTGGTGTTAAGGTTGGGCGGTACAAACTCACCAATAAATCACAGCCCAACATTTCAGTTAATAATTCAGAAGATATTTCTCCAGCGCTAGGCCCTGCTATCTCTGTCACTTCCACACAAAGCTCTGCTGCAACCCCTGCTAGCTTTGTGTTCCCACGCAAAGCCCTGCTGGAAGCACCACCTCCTCTCCTTTTAATTTTTGTGGGGCTTTCGGTTTCTTGAGTGAGCAAGCTTCAACTCCTTGTGAGTTTTTGCAAAGTTTCAGTCCACGTAACACAACAGAGTACACAAATCTGAagtgggaggaagaagaagaagggtaattatgtctttttgtattctaaaactaacacctctTACAGTGTTAGTTTTTtgagtttaaatgtaataaacgaaTTTTCAGGGGAGAGGACGTAATATAAGCAAATGCCAGGGGTAATTATGTCTTTTTGTATTCTAAAACTAACGCTTCTTACggtgttagttttttgggtttaagcGTAATAAACGAATTTTTAGGGGAGAGGACGTAATATAAGCAAATgccaggggaggttgatgtaaatcaacCTAGAAAATATGATTTGGTAAGCCAGGGAGTAGCTATTTTCACAACAGCTCTGGGAAAGCATTTGGATAATGTGTGAAATTTCAACTTCCCTATTACAATATCTGAAGCTTTTTAACCGCCGGTGAAAGCTTAAATCAGCAAGACATTATGCAGGAAATTGAGTAAATTAATTAATCGATTTGAAGTCACTATAACACCCTTTGAGTCAAAACAATGAGGATCATATCAAAAGAGTATGTTCTTCTCCATTAATGGCTGTTGTCAAAGAAGAGCTTCAGCTTTTCACCTCAGACCACCATTTCGCTTGAATCTGTAATTCTGTATAGAAATAGAAGTTCATCAGCATCATTCTGACAAGACTTATCTAATGGGAACAGAAACAGGGAGGATAGGTAGGAACCTCAAAGTTCAGACAGGCACTTCCCACTGATGAAATCAATGATGTTCATGACTGACTGATCAAGTGTAGCAGTCACCGCCGCCAAATTTTCCAGGAATTCCTCTGTAGTAGGTTTGTCACCATCCACTAGATCTGTCACAGCTTTTACAAATATTGCTGGGACCGTAGAAAGATCAGCTGCATAGGCCACTGCCGCACCCTGAAAGAGAACGGGCTAGCCGCATTATGGAACTCCAAGCTAGAAATACAGCAGTGAGCCGGGGAGGGGGAGGACAAGTtaacagaaaacaaaaataaaagctgaCCAACAGACAGCCCAAGTGAAAAAGAAAGCATGAACAGAATTGACACAAATTACCAAGTGTGGAAGTAGGAATTGACCTTAAAACAAAGAGACTGGAAAAGAATCTTAGGCAAGATCAACCCAATATTTAAGTCAACAGGTTAATTGGTGCAAGGATCCTCTCCCGTCACTGGAGTTCCAGTGAGAAATTTTTATTGGGGGTAGGGCCTGCAGGATGACTCCTGGCTTCTCTCATTTCTGACTGGTCACTCGACTCACTCCAGTCACGGGAGAGGAGCTGCTCCTGGTCAACTGAGTGGCACCCATTGGATGAACTGGAAGGTTGCCTGACAAACTACAGCTACAGATAATTTTAATCTAGAACTTTCAGTTATGGAAGAAAATTGCTTGAAGGACATCCATCTAGAATGGGACTACATTCACATCCTCCAGAGGACAACCCCTCTTACAAACcagttagatctttccatccAATATCTAGACTCTGTACTACAGCATACCTCCTTGGATGTccttccatcttgctcaaacTCAGAGATAAATTGTAAGGCCCCTAGTTTTTAAGAAAATCGAATAATATGCTTTGCAATACCCAAGATGTACTAGAATGATGGTTGCAGGTTCACGGGATTCCAGTTAGAGGGAAGCTCCAGTACCATGTTCAGGCAGAcatgaaagaagaaaatccaCCAGTGCTTTTTATGTTGCCTAATGGTTGCTGCATCAAGTTGGCAGCCAGCATCATAAAATCCCCATAGCTACAAAACCTTGATAACTATAGCAGACTTCACCGGTTCATAAACAAATTTCTCCATCGACAAAAGGAACCAGGGTGATGAGATTACTTCGTTCACTAGGATTAATTAGGGGTTGTTTGTGTAAATTCCTCTCATTATTTTATTCATGTTGATAGAGTCGTGCGATAGTGTGGACTTTGATCCAAAATCTACTTCAGTCATTGAGTACGTTAGCTTTTGTTACAAGTCTATATGCATGTAACCATCGATTCAAGTTTTTATAAAGAACTTTGCTTCTTCTGGAAGTTGGAGGTGGTTCGGCtattgcttctctctctctctctctctctctctgctgctGCTCTTGGTCTCTTCTCAACTCAGGTATtcctcctttccttctcttcttttccctccctgTTTCTTATTCTTTCCTAATTTCTGTGTTTGCGCCTTGCAGTATAGCTAATTTGAGGAAAGTTTGCAGGAATTACATCTCTACAACTCAGTTCGAACTGAAAACTTGGGGATTGATTCTCTCCCTAGGGCGATCTTAAACCTTGAATTTCAGTCCAAAACGATCCCTGCCATAGATTTAGGGCACGGTATCGGATCCAGTATCGGTCACAGCCAATACTGATATGATACCAATCCGTATCAGACAGTATCGGTTCGAATCAGCtgcaaattagaaaaaaatgtcGCCTTTTTTCCCAGTACCAACAATTTGTATCagtatcgtatcagtattggtCATGGCCAATACTGATATAGATTGGTCGCATCAATGGATCCaccaatactgatacctaaAACCCTGCACCCTGCTAAGAGAACTAGGCTGTGAACTGTTGCTGAATCCGAAACTTCCGCCTACCTGGTTTTCATAGAATTTTCCCATATACTTCAGTTGATCCTTGAACCTGTTTTGGGTGGTTTCAATAGGATTGAGGGTTGGAAATCACCCCCCTAAAATCCTTGGTTGATTGCATCAACGTTGAGATAGTTCTCTCAACCAAGGAGAACCTATTCTCTGCTGGCTTCTAGTTTTATGAaagatagaaaaagaataattatcTTCTTAATTTATAAAGAGGGACATATTTCTTCATAATTACAAATGGCCCTTACTTCTTTAAGTGATATCTAATTACCCCACCTATGCTGAAAATACCAGATTTGTCCCCTCCCATTCAAACTAATTACCTTTATGTCTCTGATTTTGTTTCCTCTCCCAAAAGATCCTAAACTAGAATTGCTACAATCGATTGACTTTGACTTATTTACCTCTTGGGTGGGCCTACATCAAtccaaatttagggttttggaacccAAGGATGCATCAATTGTATCAAAGCCAAAATTCTTCGAATTTTCTTACTATTGCTGGACCCTCTCACATCACACAAATAGAAAAGACCAAGTAGGACCGTCTACACCAGTTCTCAGTTTGGAGCTCTACGGATAACTGATATGCCCTGAGAAAGCAACTTGAGCCAGATATTCCCTAGGATGTCACATAGCAATTCTCAAACAGGGATTATGGTATCAAGGTTGAGGTTAGCCGTAGTGCGTTAGCACACTGTAGTTTTTCAGCTTGTTTTGAAGCAGGGAAGGGAAAGGCTTACCGAACATGCCCGGCCCTAATTGAGTTAATTGATCAATCACCACCAGAGTTTAATGGAGAGAAAGAACCTGAGGATTTTCTTGACTGGTTGATCAAAGTCGAGTGGATTTCGCCTACAAGTCCTTTTACAAATGATAAGAAGTGCGAGCTAATCTCACCAAATTCACTGGGTATGCATGTTTGTGGTGGGATGACATGTTACAAACAAGGCTAATTAAGCGACTTGAACCCATCACAAATTGGGAGGCTATGAAGTAgataatgaacaaaaaaaatttgttcctcctaATTTTGAGAAGATGCTCTTCAACAAGATGGTTATTTCCCATCAATACAGTAAAAGAGTGGATACAGGATACTTATTCTATGGAGTTCCACAAATTGTCCTACAAATGCAGACTCTAGGAGACAAAGTAACAGTGGTTATTAAGGTATATCAGCAGGCTGAACACCAATATCTGGTCAAAGCTTGCCATGGAAGACTTCAAATCAATTGATGTAGCAACTGCATATGGCAAGATTGCAAAAGAAAGTAGTCATTTGAAGGAAACGATCAAGACTTCTTCAGCCTACAGGTCTACACCCAAGACTGAAAAAAGAAGAGTGTTCTAATACTTAATTGGAGACCAGCATTCACTTCTGACTGAAGAATAGTGATAATACCGCCCTGGACAGAATCGAATTCAGCTGAAGAGGCTTGGGTTCTGGAAGAACAGATCG includes the following:
- the LOC122073330 gene encoding troponin T, skeletal muscle-like; this encodes METPASMRRITRSQALTATNNIPTSRKSEQSEKKSQSRQRNLKSDKSALNDITNDSPIVGLAGGSLETPSSFAKKRNQPKKTPGSGEALLRGQVKTLLQKVEEEAEFSKFCVEHLPSLHLSGALGSPSGLLAPTPANTPQIPNLSCGGDIKNILNGSASEMPSSNVDEESKIPQAVMDIEETKQDSLESVRNVTIRSLLFDFSEKSEISDSSECSSALTYQGETHGLEKSVEEDDASVWSIQVNASTIDEDEDGEEIVEGEEAEGDDNYYEEEEEGEEEEEEEVFDQLCEGLSKMIVQEKRMPEFKGKHTRFVYNNDDEIEGAEEVSESISPEVLRLNGLPTPKGKHLRFHQEEEED